In a single window of the Vibrio celticus genome:
- a CDS encoding TRAP transporter permease — protein sequence MSDSLQQELKKFELPTRTDFPWVGKAITTMGVILSLLHIWFNTLSTLPELWISATHFAGFAIICALWYPAHISLKKSKIALAVDIGIALAALACLIYIPFAEDALYDRGVKFIASDWFFSILAIAIVIELIRRTMGWFIPVLILVCLSYVVLWGQWTSGIFHFPGLSLETLLYRSFYSSEGMFGSISRISWTFVFMFILFGAFLVRSGVGDYIIDVSRAAAGKVIGGPGFIAVIGSGLMGSVSGSSVANTVSTGVISIPLMQKAGFPSRFAAGVEAAASTGGQLMPPVMGAGAFIMASYTQIPYVDIIAVSFVPALIYFLSVAFFVRIEAKRSGVQKVTSGCEPLLKVLLSGWHNLIPLAVLVTLLVKGFTPTYAAGISILSVVVASWFSKNHKMGPKAIIEALSQGAKNMATTAVLLVGIGLVVNVISTTGIGNTFSLMINSWANGELLVMIALIALASLILGMGLPVTAAYIVLGTLSAPALYKLIAESQLLDLLVSGQLPEQAKAIFMLAAPDKLDLLNAPMALETAKEMIALVPADFVETLLEQSLGLEAISLALLSAHLIIFWLSQDSNVTPPVCLTAFAAATIAKTPPMRTGLMAWKIAKGLYLVPLLIAYTNLVSWDVTSVLVTGGFAVIGTYAFIAAIEGYLESEVNIITRVVLVAIGIALVWPDVSVVIRLICVAIFVGIFIYSGRKYDANQVKKESESEEKKLPQTGSNTVASSL from the coding sequence ATGAGCGATTCGCTGCAGCAGGAACTGAAAAAATTCGAATTGCCTACCCGAACAGATTTCCCTTGGGTAGGCAAAGCAATAACGACAATGGGAGTGATACTCTCCCTCCTACATATTTGGTTTAATACCTTATCTACCTTGCCAGAGCTGTGGATTTCGGCGACGCATTTCGCTGGTTTCGCAATCATTTGCGCGCTTTGGTATCCCGCTCATATCTCACTGAAAAAGAGCAAGATAGCTCTGGCGGTCGATATCGGAATTGCCTTGGCGGCTCTGGCTTGTCTTATCTACATCCCCTTTGCAGAAGATGCGTTGTATGACCGAGGCGTAAAATTTATCGCCAGTGATTGGTTTTTCTCTATCTTGGCGATTGCCATCGTCATCGAGCTGATTAGACGCACTATGGGCTGGTTCATTCCAGTGCTTATCTTAGTGTGTTTAAGCTATGTAGTGCTTTGGGGACAATGGACCAGCGGTATTTTTCATTTTCCGGGTTTAAGCCTTGAGACGTTACTTTATCGAAGCTTTTATTCATCAGAAGGGATGTTTGGTTCGATCTCAAGAATCAGTTGGACCTTCGTGTTCATGTTCATCCTATTTGGTGCTTTCTTAGTACGCTCGGGTGTTGGTGACTACATCATTGATGTGTCTCGCGCAGCAGCGGGCAAGGTAATTGGTGGCCCGGGCTTTATCGCGGTAATTGGCTCAGGCTTGATGGGTTCAGTCTCCGGGTCGAGCGTAGCAAACACAGTATCGACGGGCGTGATCAGTATTCCCTTGATGCAAAAGGCAGGTTTCCCTTCGCGCTTCGCGGCAGGTGTTGAAGCGGCTGCATCTACTGGCGGGCAGCTGATGCCACCTGTGATGGGTGCGGGCGCGTTCATCATGGCGTCTTACACGCAAATTCCTTATGTCGATATTATTGCGGTTTCCTTCGTTCCTGCGCTTATCTACTTTTTGTCTGTGGCATTCTTCGTGCGCATCGAAGCAAAACGCAGTGGTGTGCAAAAGGTGACTTCTGGCTGTGAGCCTCTATTGAAGGTCTTGCTGTCGGGTTGGCACAACCTGATCCCATTAGCGGTGTTAGTGACTCTGTTGGTGAAAGGATTCACGCCGACTTACGCTGCGGGCATCTCGATTCTGTCTGTCGTGGTGGCTTCATGGTTCTCTAAAAATCACAAAATGGGTCCAAAAGCGATCATTGAAGCTTTGTCTCAAGGCGCAAAAAACATGGCGACCACGGCTGTGTTACTAGTTGGTATTGGTCTAGTTGTTAATGTCATTAGCACTACGGGAATTGGTAACACCTTCTCTTTGATGATCAACAGCTGGGCGAATGGCGAGTTACTGGTGATGATCGCCTTAATTGCACTGGCGTCTTTGATTCTGGGCATGGGCTTACCAGTAACCGCGGCTTATATCGTGTTGGGTACTCTGTCTGCACCAGCTTTGTATAAACTGATTGCTGAAAGTCAGTTGCTCGACCTGTTGGTTTCGGGACAGTTACCGGAACAGGCGAAAGCTATCTTCATGTTGGCTGCGCCAGATAAGCTTGATTTGCTGAACGCGCCAATGGCACTTGAAACAGCCAAAGAGATGATTGCGTTAGTCCCTGCTGATTTTGTGGAAACTCTGCTTGAACAGAGCCTTGGCTTAGAAGCGATCAGCCTTGCACTGCTTTCTGCCCACTTGATCATTTTCTGGCTATCGCAAGACAGCAACGTGACTCCGCCTGTTTGTTTAACTGCATTTGCGGCTGCAACCATTGCTAAAACACCCCCGATGAGAACGGGATTAATGGCATGGAAGATAGCCAAAGGCTTGTATTTAGTACCATTGTTGATTGCCTACACTAACTTGGTAAGTTGGGATGTGACCTCCGTTTTAGTCACGGGTGGCTTTGCTGTTATTGGTACTTACGCGTTTATCGCGGCGATTGAAGGTTATCTAGAGAGCGAAGTTAATATTATTACTCGAGTAGTGTTGGTTGCGATAGGGATAGCTCTAGTATGGCCTGATGTTTCAGTCGTGATCCGTTTGATATGTGTTGCCATTTTTGTTGGCATCTTTATCTACAGCGGTCGTAAATACGATGCTAATCAAGTGAAAAAGGAATCAGAAAGTGAGGAAAAAAAGTTACCTCAAACCGGGTCTAACACTGTCGCGTCTTCCCTATAA
- the lhgO gene encoding L-2-hydroxyglutarate oxidase, whose protein sequence is MNSIYDYIIVGGGIVGVSTAWQLQQAHPDKSILLVEKECGFAQHQTGHNSGVIHAGVYYAPGSLKADFCKRGVERTIAFCSQHDIPVENCGKLLVATNEQEVERMNALYQRCHDNDIDVDLLDQAQLKLAEPNITGLGAIYVKTTSIVDYKKVTEVMAQEFVEAGGKLSLGTEVIMAEEQEDEVQLTCKVDGQTLQLNSRFLITCSGLMADRMTKMLDIETDFQIVPYRGEYFQLDAKHNQVVNHLIYPIPDPELPFLGVHLTRMIDGSVTVGPNAVQGWKREGYGKLNFSFKDTWQMLSFAGFWKVTANHLKTGLVEFKNSWWKPGYLKLVNKYCPSITVDDFKPYPAGIRAQAVLKDGTLVHDFLFAESPRSLHVCNAPSPAATSAMPIGEYICTKVMKKTTR, encoded by the coding sequence ATGAACTCAATATACGACTATATTATCGTTGGTGGCGGCATTGTTGGCGTGTCGACGGCTTGGCAATTACAGCAAGCTCACCCTGATAAAAGTATCCTTTTAGTCGAGAAGGAATGTGGCTTTGCGCAGCACCAAACTGGCCATAACAGTGGTGTGATTCACGCTGGCGTTTACTATGCTCCGGGCAGTTTAAAGGCGGATTTTTGTAAGCGTGGCGTAGAGCGCACCATCGCCTTTTGTAGCCAACACGATATCCCTGTCGAAAACTGTGGCAAGCTGTTGGTTGCGACCAATGAGCAGGAAGTGGAGCGCATGAACGCGCTCTATCAACGTTGTCATGATAACGACATTGATGTCGATCTCTTAGATCAAGCACAGCTGAAACTTGCAGAGCCGAACATCACGGGCTTGGGCGCGATTTATGTCAAAACCACCAGTATCGTCGACTACAAAAAAGTGACCGAAGTGATGGCTCAAGAGTTTGTTGAAGCTGGTGGTAAGCTCAGTCTAGGCACGGAAGTGATTATGGCGGAAGAGCAAGAAGATGAGGTGCAGTTAACGTGCAAAGTCGATGGTCAGACTCTTCAACTGAACAGTCGATTCTTGATCACGTGTTCTGGCTTGATGGCCGATAGAATGACCAAGATGTTAGACATCGAAACCGACTTCCAAATCGTGCCTTATCGCGGTGAGTATTTTCAGTTAGACGCTAAGCACAACCAAGTGGTGAATCATCTTATCTATCCGATCCCTGACCCAGAACTGCCTTTCTTGGGCGTGCATTTAACACGCATGATTGATGGCTCCGTAACAGTAGGGCCAAATGCAGTTCAAGGCTGGAAGCGAGAAGGTTATGGCAAGCTTAACTTTAGCTTCAAAGACACTTGGCAGATGCTGAGCTTTGCGGGTTTTTGGAAAGTGACTGCGAATCACTTGAAAACGGGTTTGGTCGAGTTTAAGAACTCGTGGTGGAAACCGGGCTATCTAAAGCTAGTGAACAAATACTGCCCGAGTATTACGGTTGATGATTTTAAGCCTTATCCTGCTGGGATTCGTGCTCAAGCGGTGCTAAAAGATGGCACCTTGGTTCATGATTTCCTGTTTGCTGAAAGCCCAAGAAGCTTGCATGTGTGTAATGCACCATCGCCTGCAGCGACTTCGGCGATGCCGATTGGTGAGTATATTTGTACTAAGGTGATGAAAAAGACGACTAGATGA
- a CDS encoding sigma-54-dependent transcriptional regulator: MQRIALIEDDAIVRQATSQWLQLAGFDVTAFEVGQDALNAVEQGDFQTIITDVRLPDIDGVELLTRFKQLVPEVPVILITGHGDVDMAVKALQQGAYDFIEKPFDPDRLSQTVSEAVEKHQSGQDRNSRQNYLDNLKGIEQVLIGRSKVMCELREQIQKVASIDTNVIIYGETGCGKELVASCLHEFSQRKPHPFVPLNCGAIPENLFESELFGHEAGAFTGAAKRRIGKLEFADKGTVFLDEIESMPLSMQVKVLRTLQDNVVERVGGNQQQHVDLRIVSASKCDLLNHPDFRQDLFYRLNVAQLHLPPLSEREDDVLILFEHFTQEANSETRAASEADRYALLSYAWPGNVRELRNVAIRFALDESLTVGDILACRPNSVTESTTAGIPLAVQVQSFERKVIHDALVRYQGRINDVMQDLDLPRRTLNQKMVRYALNRSDYVDS; this comes from the coding sequence ATGCAGCGTATTGCTTTAATTGAAGATGACGCGATTGTGCGTCAAGCAACCAGCCAATGGTTGCAGTTGGCGGGCTTCGATGTCACCGCATTTGAAGTAGGACAAGATGCGTTAAATGCCGTAGAGCAGGGTGATTTTCAAACCATTATCACCGATGTTCGTTTACCTGATATAGACGGTGTCGAATTGCTTACGCGATTTAAGCAGTTAGTGCCAGAGGTGCCTGTTATTTTGATTACTGGACATGGCGATGTCGACATGGCGGTAAAAGCCTTACAACAAGGTGCCTATGACTTTATTGAGAAGCCATTCGATCCAGACCGTTTATCTCAAACGGTCTCGGAAGCGGTTGAAAAACATCAAAGTGGCCAAGACAGAAACAGTCGTCAGAACTATCTGGATAACCTTAAGGGCATTGAACAGGTGCTGATCGGTCGCAGTAAAGTGATGTGTGAATTGCGAGAGCAAATCCAAAAAGTCGCTTCGATTGATACCAACGTGATCATTTATGGTGAAACCGGCTGTGGGAAAGAGCTAGTCGCCTCTTGCTTGCATGAATTCAGTCAGCGAAAACCTCATCCTTTTGTGCCGCTCAACTGTGGTGCGATTCCAGAAAATCTATTTGAAAGCGAGCTGTTTGGTCATGAAGCCGGGGCATTTACTGGTGCTGCTAAGAGGCGTATTGGTAAGCTTGAATTTGCCGACAAAGGTACGGTCTTTCTTGACGAAATAGAGAGTATGCCGTTGTCGATGCAAGTCAAAGTGCTACGTACTTTACAAGACAATGTTGTTGAGCGTGTCGGTGGTAATCAACAGCAACATGTTGATTTAAGAATAGTTTCAGCTTCGAAATGCGACCTTTTAAATCATCCTGACTTTCGCCAAGATCTTTTCTATCGTTTGAACGTTGCTCAACTGCATTTACCTCCCCTTAGTGAACGAGAAGACGATGTTCTTATCCTTTTTGAACACTTCACTCAAGAAGCGAACAGCGAAACCCGAGCGGCCAGTGAGGCTGATCGCTATGCCTTGTTGTCGTATGCATGGCCGGGCAATGTGCGTGAACTGCGTAATGTTGCGATTCGTTTTGCGCTGGATGAAAGCCTGACCGTTGGGGATATTTTGGCGTGTCGTCCTAATTCTGTCACAGAGTCCACAACGGCAGGCATCCCGTTGGCGGTTCAAGTACAGAGTTTTGAACGGAAAGTGATTCATGACGCGCTAGTGCGTTATCAGGGGCGCATCAATGACGTGATGCAAGATTTGGATTTACCTCGTCGAACATTGAACCAAAAGATGGTGCGTTATGCGTTGAACCGAAGCGATTATGTCGATTCGTAA
- a CDS encoding TAXI family TRAP transporter solute-binding subunit yields MKYNKLVKTLAIAMASLGLISNASAEEDRSYILATASTGGTYYPVGVALATLSKVKLAPKQHFSLAAISSAGSGENVKLLNENEAQFAILQGLYGAWAWQGLGPYEKSGRQTQLRSVSMLWQNVEHFIVRSDLAKTGTVSDLENLNGKKFSIGKKNSGTENSGRQIMQGLSVDPEQFKLAFMGYGGSASALQNGTIDGMNTPAGVPVGAVTQAFAALGEDIQILSFTDAQIKQANGDYNIWTKYEIPANTYPGVDKPITTIAQPNFLAVREDISEEDVYQLTKAIYENLPFLQGIHKATKAMALEKGIAGLPVPLHPGAARYYKEVGIEIPSELIVD; encoded by the coding sequence ATGAAATACAACAAGCTAGTTAAAACTTTAGCGATAGCAATGGCTTCTCTTGGCCTTATCAGTAATGCGTCAGCTGAAGAAGATCGCAGCTATATTTTAGCGACGGCCTCAACGGGTGGTACCTATTATCCAGTAGGTGTGGCCTTAGCGACATTGAGTAAAGTTAAGCTTGCGCCAAAGCAGCACTTTTCTTTAGCGGCTATCAGCTCTGCGGGCTCGGGTGAGAACGTAAAGTTGTTGAACGAGAACGAAGCTCAGTTCGCCATTCTACAAGGTTTGTATGGTGCTTGGGCTTGGCAGGGTTTGGGGCCATATGAGAAATCTGGCAGACAAACTCAACTGCGTTCAGTTTCCATGTTATGGCAAAACGTAGAACACTTTATTGTGCGTTCAGATCTAGCAAAAACAGGTACGGTAAGCGATCTAGAGAACCTAAACGGTAAGAAATTCTCTATCGGTAAGAAGAACTCTGGGACTGAAAACTCAGGTCGTCAAATCATGCAAGGCTTATCCGTGGACCCAGAACAATTTAAACTCGCCTTTATGGGTTACGGTGGTAGTGCGAGCGCATTACAAAATGGCACAATTGATGGTATGAACACGCCTGCTGGTGTTCCTGTTGGTGCGGTGACGCAAGCCTTTGCAGCACTGGGTGAAGATATTCAAATCTTGTCGTTTACCGATGCACAAATCAAACAAGCGAACGGCGATTACAATATTTGGACCAAGTATGAGATCCCAGCAAACACTTATCCAGGTGTCGATAAACCAATTACTACAATTGCCCAACCTAACTTCCTAGCGGTTCGTGAAGACATTTCTGAAGAAGATGTCTATCAACTGACCAAAGCTATCTATGAAAACCTACCTTTCCTACAAGGTATCCACAAAGCAACCAAAGCAATGGCACTTGAGAAAGGGATCGCAGGCCTTCCTGTTCCGCTTCACCCAGGTGCTGCTCGTTACTATAAAGAAGTGGGCATAGAAATCCCTTCTGAGTTGATCGTCGACTAA
- a CDS encoding ATP-binding protein yields MVSNNRYWLFLCACLLIGLVQVTTKNGISQWKLEQAQRYAEQRFLGYIAEARRTLKRFYYLPYLVTNDETTVRFIDGEQRLEKRIKKQLIQLDKAANTKGWYLLSGEGDLLVSSVERSKLSKKNASTIVSKIHQQGGAISLVTKNKGVTPDYFIAAPVYRASDVVGIVAVQIDLSLLIDQWFADGEAILFQNPRDQFFLSSDHRLNADWFNENFTSQPLATKRELYDQTHIRVWRLKDKDYLIQSIKLDDLNWRLTYLTPLTSLNQTTSWISWSVAVGCLFILLLLVILYQRRQKKLSNLRIQKLIEESEKRLSGMINKTHVGLVLIDKHGHIHDINLMAKNYFSLSDSMISNIKAWQLFEAGNPNSTTLQLLKNLEQHQELAEITSVETMARRSDGSYFPVLFSISAFPWHATTYYLCTVIDISKRKKAEIAVQNANKTLQLRVEERTQDLKDAQQELVESSKLAALGRMSSAITHELNQPLTGLKTLLSSNQLLMERGETKMLKANMDLVMSLIDRMANMTSQLKSFAFKRLEKPYPVSLTDALQETLRIHQADLENVDIRVRIASNISMVMGEEARLSQVLGNLIRNAIDATQNQTPATIVISAHTDQQRVIIKVQDNGCGVSEDQLETIFEPFHTNKKMGEGLGLGLAITANNVRDMQGTLIAKNNPDQGMTFTLTLKNIDSE; encoded by the coding sequence ATGGTTAGTAACAATCGATATTGGTTATTCCTATGTGCCTGTTTATTGATTGGATTGGTGCAGGTCACCACCAAAAATGGCATCAGCCAGTGGAAGCTTGAACAAGCCCAACGCTATGCCGAGCAGCGCTTCCTTGGCTACATTGCCGAAGCAAGGCGAACCCTTAAGCGTTTCTATTATCTGCCTTATCTAGTCACCAATGATGAAACCACGGTTCGTTTTATCGATGGTGAACAACGACTCGAAAAACGCATCAAGAAACAACTGATTCAATTGGATAAAGCCGCTAATACCAAAGGTTGGTATCTACTTTCTGGCGAAGGTGATTTGTTGGTATCGAGTGTTGAAAGAAGCAAACTGAGTAAAAAGAACGCCAGCACGATTGTCTCTAAGATCCACCAGCAAGGCGGTGCGATCTCCCTAGTAACCAAAAATAAAGGCGTCACACCCGATTATTTTATTGCTGCACCCGTTTATCGAGCATCCGATGTGGTAGGCATTGTTGCAGTACAAATTGATTTATCATTACTGATCGACCAATGGTTTGCCGATGGTGAAGCCATCTTGTTTCAAAACCCTCGCGATCAGTTTTTTCTATCGAGTGATCACCGATTGAATGCAGATTGGTTCAATGAAAATTTCACTTCACAACCGCTCGCTACAAAGCGTGAGCTATATGACCAAACCCACATTCGCGTATGGCGACTGAAAGATAAAGATTACCTTATTCAATCCATAAAGTTAGACGACCTGAATTGGCGCTTAACCTACCTAACGCCGTTAACCAGCCTAAACCAAACCACAAGTTGGATAAGTTGGAGCGTCGCAGTAGGTTGTCTGTTCATTCTGTTATTGCTAGTTATTCTTTATCAAAGACGTCAGAAAAAGCTCAGCAATTTACGAATACAAAAACTCATCGAAGAGTCGGAAAAGCGTCTGTCTGGGATGATCAATAAAACGCACGTTGGGCTAGTGCTGATCGACAAACATGGTCATATCCATGATATTAATCTCATGGCCAAGAACTACTTCTCACTATCCGATTCAATGATCAGTAACATCAAAGCTTGGCAGTTATTTGAGGCAGGCAATCCAAATTCAACCACCTTGCAACTGCTCAAAAACTTAGAGCAGCATCAAGAGCTGGCCGAGATCACCAGCGTCGAAACTATGGCAAGGCGCAGCGATGGTAGCTACTTTCCGGTACTGTTCTCTATAAGTGCCTTTCCTTGGCATGCGACCACTTATTATCTGTGTACCGTGATCGATATTAGTAAGCGTAAAAAAGCAGAAATTGCAGTGCAAAATGCTAATAAAACGCTTCAACTACGTGTAGAAGAGCGAACACAAGACCTGAAAGACGCACAACAAGAACTGGTTGAATCAAGCAAACTTGCCGCACTAGGGCGGATGTCGAGTGCGATCACTCATGAACTTAACCAGCCACTGACAGGACTAAAAACTCTGCTTTCAAGTAATCAATTACTGATGGAACGAGGCGAGACCAAGATGTTGAAAGCGAACATGGATCTCGTGATGAGTCTTATCGACCGAATGGCAAACATGACCAGCCAATTGAAGTCATTCGCCTTTAAAAGACTTGAAAAACCATACCCAGTGTCACTGACAGACGCACTGCAAGAAACCCTACGCATTCACCAAGCCGATCTCGAAAACGTCGATATTCGAGTACGAATCGCCTCCAATATTTCTATGGTGATGGGTGAAGAAGCCAGGCTAAGCCAAGTTCTTGGAAACCTAATTCGAAACGCAATAGACGCCACTCAAAATCAAACACCCGCGACCATTGTTATCAGCGCACATACCGATCAACAACGCGTGATCATCAAAGTGCAAGATAATGGCTGTGGCGTATCAGAAGACCAACTCGAAACCATTTTCGAACCCTTCCATACCAACAAAAAGATGGGCGAAGGTTTGGGTCTCGGCTTGGCCATCACAGCAAACAATGTACGGGATATGCAAGGCACCTTGATAGCAAAGAACAACCCAGACCAAGGCATGACATTCACGTTAACGCTGAAGAATATAGATAGTGAGTAG
- a CDS encoding family 20 glycosylhydrolase, giving the protein MKKTILSLLISGSVVSPMALAMAPNTDLNLMPYPQTVELKAGQVKVDGNFKVYIKGFNSDRVEYTAKRFIDRLERQTGVPILNWQVDSADQANLIIDIDAAPKSEVQNIDSVESYKITTQGDQITLSSPSPYGTIHGIETLLQLVETTATGYHIPAVTIVDEPRFRWRGVSYDTSRHFIEFDVLIRQLDAMASAKMNVFHWHFWDDQGIRIQTESWPRLWSETADGNYYTKDQVRYLVEYARNLGIRVIPEVSLPGHSSAVAHAYPRLMSGGEGQNYEQERGWGVFEPLMDPLNPELYEMLGDVFDEVTELFPDEYFHIGGDEPNYAQWKNSEKHQQFIEENNIDGERGLQSYLNVKVEKMLEDRGKKMTGWDEIWHKDLPTSIVIQSWQGHDSIGRAAKEGYPGILSTGYYLDQPQPTSYHYRNDPMPSGITVDDKLHIGEKFVTYQWQKPRSKGSPRKGTLTIIEAKDGTFRAFSDYNGKSREEIYILDYVPGKTFVGHFDNFMSYTEFNLNLNQKGFAEGSYQLVGNVRWPTTGEVIASSDVEGSVIPEPNGGYPAELTDKEKELMLGGEITMWLENKDSLTVENYLWPRSYAIAERFWSDAELTDERSMYKRMKAMDTWSEVSVGLRHHADADMLLKRIAKGQDIHDLRVLAKYTEPAQYYARNWEKWNSTEPKGTLYSQYERLNRFVDALPVESYAVYEMQDLVNEVATGNQQALDQLTEHYQQAKSAALAAETVFAGNVSSVDTVVVAEKTAEVADLALTLIAKAQTGEKVREADVNAYQAILSDSAKIYDESIVAIVRPTELLLKQLAE; this is encoded by the coding sequence ATGAAAAAAACTATATTATCCCTATTGATTTCAGGTTCAGTAGTGTCCCCAATGGCGTTAGCAATGGCTCCAAATACCGATCTAAATTTAATGCCGTACCCGCAAACAGTCGAGCTGAAAGCTGGGCAAGTTAAGGTCGACGGTAACTTCAAGGTTTACATCAAAGGCTTTAACTCTGACCGTGTTGAATACACGGCGAAACGCTTTATTGACCGTCTTGAGCGCCAAACTGGCGTGCCGATCCTGAACTGGCAGGTAGATAGCGCCGACCAAGCGAACCTGATCATTGATATCGACGCGGCACCAAAATCTGAAGTACAAAACATTGATTCTGTGGAGTCCTACAAAATTACCACTCAGGGTGATCAAATAACGCTGAGTTCACCAAGCCCATACGGCACAATTCACGGCATCGAAACCCTTTTGCAGCTCGTTGAAACGACAGCGACTGGCTACCACATTCCTGCTGTCACGATTGTCGATGAGCCTCGCTTCCGCTGGCGTGGTGTCTCTTACGATACTTCACGTCACTTCATTGAATTCGATGTGTTGATTCGTCAGTTAGATGCGATGGCGTCGGCGAAGATGAACGTGTTCCATTGGCACTTCTGGGACGACCAAGGCATTCGTATTCAAACCGAATCATGGCCGCGTCTGTGGTCTGAAACCGCTGATGGTAATTACTACACCAAAGACCAAGTTCGCTACCTAGTTGAATACGCGCGTAACCTTGGTATTCGTGTGATTCCAGAGGTGTCTCTTCCGGGTCACTCTTCTGCGGTGGCTCACGCTTACCCGCGTTTGATGTCGGGCGGTGAAGGGCAAAACTACGAGCAAGAAAGAGGCTGGGGCGTGTTTGAACCATTAATGGACCCATTGAATCCAGAGCTCTATGAAATGCTGGGCGACGTATTTGATGAAGTGACCGAGCTGTTCCCAGACGAGTATTTCCACATCGGTGGCGATGAGCCGAACTATGCGCAGTGGAAAAACAGCGAAAAGCACCAACAGTTCATTGAAGAGAATAATATCGATGGTGAGCGTGGCCTGCAGTCTTACCTCAATGTAAAAGTTGAGAAGATGCTCGAAGATCGCGGTAAGAAGATGACGGGTTGGGATGAGATTTGGCATAAAGATCTGCCGACTTCGATCGTGATTCAAAGCTGGCAAGGGCATGACAGCATTGGCCGTGCGGCAAAAGAGGGCTACCCAGGTATTCTTTCTACCGGTTACTACCTAGACCAACCTCAGCCGACTAGCTATCACTATCGCAATGATCCAATGCCAAGTGGCATCACGGTTGACGATAAGCTGCACATTGGCGAAAAATTCGTGACTTACCAATGGCAGAAACCTCGTTCTAAAGGCAGCCCACGTAAGGGAACGCTGACTATCATTGAAGCGAAAGACGGTACTTTCCGTGCGTTTAGTGATTACAACGGTAAGTCTCGCGAAGAGATCTACATCCTTGATTATGTGCCGGGTAAAACCTTTGTTGGTCACTTTGATAACTTCATGTCGTACACCGAGTTCAACCTAAACTTGAATCAAAAGGGTTTTGCCGAAGGCAGTTACCAATTGGTCGGTAATGTGCGTTGGCCAACTACAGGTGAAGTGATTGCGAGCAGTGATGTTGAAGGCAGCGTGATTCCTGAACCAAATGGCGGTTACCCTGCGGAGCTAACCGACAAAGAAAAAGAGCTGATGTTAGGTGGCGAGATCACCATGTGGCTAGAGAACAAAGACAGCCTCACTGTAGAAAACTACCTATGGCCGCGTAGTTATGCGATTGCAGAGCGTTTCTGGTCTGATGCAGAGCTGACTGACGAGCGCAGCATGTACAAACGTATGAAAGCGATGGATACATGGTCTGAAGTGTCTGTTGGACTTCGTCATCATGCGGATGCTGACATGTTGTTAAAACGCATTGCCAAAGGGCAGGATATCCACGACCTGCGCGTGCTTGCCAAGTACACCGAGCCAGCACAGTACTATGCACGTAACTGGGAGAAGTGGAACTCAACTGAACCTAAGGGCACTTTATACAGCCAATATGAGCGTCTAAACCGCTTTGTTGATGCACTGCCAGTCGAAAGCTACGCCGTGTATGAGATGCAAGATTTGGTCAACGAAGTCGCGACCGGAAATCAACAAGCATTGGATCAGCTTACTGAGCATTATCAGCAAGCAAAATCAGCTGCACTTGCCGCAGAGACTGTCTTCGCTGGTAACGTATCTTCGGTCGATACCGTGGTGGTTGCAGAGAAAACGGCGGAAGTCGCAGATTTGGCGTTAACCTTGATTGCTAAAGCACAAACAGGCGAGAAAGTAAGAGAAGCCGACGTGAATGCCTATCAAGCGATACTGTCTGATTCGGCGAAGATCTACGATGAATCGATCGTCGCGATTGTTCGCCCTACAGAGTTACTGTTAAAGCAGCTAGCTGAGTAA
- a CDS encoding bifunctional 4-hydroxy-2-oxoglutarate aldolase/2-dehydro-3-deoxy-phosphogluconate aldolase — protein MSQEMINTLKQFKVIPVIQINKVEHAIPLAKVLVENGLPVAEVTFRTEAAADAIRAMRDAYPEMCIGAGTVLTPAQIDLAKESGSEFIVAPGLNPNTVKRCQEIGMPIVPGVNNPSQVEQALELGLNFLKFFPAEASGGINMVKSLLAPYVDVSLMPTGGIGKHNVNDYLAVDRVVCCGGTWMVSPKMIENEQWDEIAELVREAVALVS, from the coding sequence ATGTCTCAAGAAATGATCAACACACTTAAGCAATTCAAAGTTATCCCTGTTATCCAAATCAATAAGGTGGAACACGCGATTCCACTGGCAAAAGTGTTAGTAGAAAATGGCCTACCCGTTGCTGAAGTAACATTCCGCACTGAAGCGGCAGCAGACGCGATTCGTGCGATGCGCGATGCGTATCCAGAGATGTGTATCGGTGCTGGCACAGTATTAACGCCAGCACAGATCGACCTTGCGAAAGAGTCAGGCAGTGAGTTCATCGTGGCTCCGGGCCTAAACCCAAACACCGTAAAGCGTTGCCAAGAAATCGGTATGCCAATCGTTCCGGGCGTAAACAATCCAAGCCAAGTCGAGCAAGCGCTAGAGCTTGGCCTTAACTTCTTGAAGTTCTTCCCTGCGGAAGCGTCTGGTGGCATCAACATGGTGAAATCTCTGCTAGCGCCATACGTTGATGTGTCTTTAATGCCAACGGGCGGTATCGGCAAACACAACGTTAATGACTACCTAGCCGTGGATCGCGTGGTGTGTTGTGGTGGTACTTGGATGGTATCTCCGAAGATGATCGAGAACGAACAGTGGGACGAGATCGCGGAGTTAGTTCGAGAAGCGGTCGCTCTTGTGAGCTAA